A window from Drosophila subobscura isolate 14011-0131.10 chromosome O, UCBerk_Dsub_1.0, whole genome shotgun sequence encodes these proteins:
- the LOC117898935 gene encoding myosin heavy chain 95F isoform X3, producing the protein MLEDTQLVWARDPAEGYIQGRITEIGTKEFEVTPIDRKYPKRTCSYDDIHSSCDGPQDHDDNCELMLLNEATFLDNLKTRYYKDKIYTYVANILIAVNPYREIKEIYAPDTIKKYNGRSLGELPPHVFAIADKAIRDMRVYKLSQSIIVSGESGAGKTESTKYLLKFLCYSHDSAGPIETKILDANPVLEAFGNAKTTRNNNSSRFGKFIEVHYDAKCQVVGGYISHYLLEKSRICTQSAEERNYHVFYMLLAGAPQQLRDKLNLGKPDDYRYLSGCTQYFANAKTEQLIPGSQKSKNHQQKGPLKDPIIDDYQHFHNLDKALGRLGLSDVEKLGIYSLVAAVLHLGNIAFEEIPDDVRGGCQVSEASEHSLTITSGLLGVDQTELRTALVSRVMQSKGGGFKGTVIMVPLKIYEASNARDALAKAIYSRLFDRIVGLINQSIPFQASNFYIGVLDIAGFEYFTVNSFEQFCINYCNEKLQKFFNDNILKNEQELYKREGLNVPEITFTDNQDIIELIEAKSNGIFTLLDEESKLPKPSPSHFTAEVHKSWSNHYRLGLPRSSRLKAHRTLRDEEGFLVRHFAGAVCYNTEQFIEKNNDALHASLEGLMQECENPLLRTLFPSGSSTSIRGKLNFISVGSKFKTQLGELMEKLEQNGTNFIRCIKPNSKMIDRQFEGSLALAQLKCSGTISVLELMEHGYPSRVLFADLYNMYKSVLPPELVSLPARTFCEAMFQSLNLSAKDFKFGITKVFFRPGKFVEFDRIMRSDPENMLAIVAKVKKWLVRSRWVKSALGALCVIKLRNRIIYRNKCVLMAQRIARGFLARKQHRPRYQGIGKINKIRTNTLKTIEIANGLKMGRDEIVGGVNDIYRQIDDAIKTIKLTPRITQREIDSMYTVVMANMNKLTVDLNTKLKEQQQADEQERLRKIQEALEAERAAKEAEEHRQREEAENKRLKVEMETRRKHAEAQRLRQEEEDRRAALALQEQLQKEAKDDAKYRQQLEQERRDHELALRLASESNGQVEDSPPVIRNGINDASPMGSNKLISFSQVVSNIASRYLNKSDNVRAQQQALGKQKYDLSKWKYSELRDAINTSCDIELLEACRQEFHRRLKVYHAWKAKNRKRTTMDENERAPRSVMEAAFKQPPTVQPIQQIVTAQHRYFRIPFMRANAPDNTKRGLWYAHFDGQWIARQMELHADKPPILLVAGTDDMQMCELSLEETGLTRKRGAEILEHEFNREWERNGGKAYKNLGVRPNGPHPAAAGMQKQQ; encoded by the exons ATGCTGGAGGACACCCAACTCGTGTGGGCGAGGGATCCCGCCGAGGGGTACATACAAGGTCGCATTACGGAGATCGGTACCAAGGAGTTTGAGGTCACGCCAATCGATCGCAAATATCCAAAGCGCACCTGCAGCTATGATGACATTCACTCCTCCTGCGATGGGCCACAGGATCATGATGATAACT GCGAACTCATGTTGCTCAACGAGGCCACATTTCTGGACAATCTGAAGACACGCTACTACAAAGACAAGATCTAC ACCTATGTGGCAAATATACTGATCGCCGTGAACCCGTACCGTGAGATCAAGGAGATCTATGCACCCGATACCATCAAGAAGTACAATGGCCGTTCGCTGGGCGAGCTGCCGCCGCATGTCTTTGCCATTG CGGATAAGGCGATACGGGATATGCGTGTCTATAAACTCTCGCAGTCCATCATTGTGTCCGGGGAGTCGGGTGCCGGCAAGACGGAGTCCACCAAATACCTGCTCAAATTCCTGTGCTACTCGCACGACAGTGCCGGCCCCATAGAAACCAAGATCCTAGATG CCAATCCTGTGCTGGAAGCTTTTGGCAATGCAAAAACCACTCGAAATAATAACTCCTCGCGCTTTGGAAAGTTCATAGAGGTGCACTACGATGCCAAGTGCCAGGTGGTGGGCGGCTACATCTCCCACTATCTGCTAGAGAAGAGTCGCATCTGCACGCAGAGTGCCGAGGAGCGTAACTACCATGTGTTCTACATGCTCCTGGCCGGAGCACCGCAACAATTGCGCGACAAACTCAATTTGGGAAAGCCAGATGACTATAGG TATCTCTCTGGCTGCACGCAGTACTTTGCCAATGCCAAGACGGAGCAACTAATTCCCGGCTCACAAAAGTCGAAGAATCACCAGCAGAAGGGCCCCCTCAAGGATCCCATTATCGATGACTATCAGCACTTTCACAATCTGGACAAGGCCTTGGGTCGATTGGGTCTTTCGGACGTTGAGAAGCTGGGCATCTACTCGCTGGTGGCGGCCGTTCTGCACTTGGGCAACATTGCCTTTGAGGAGATACCCGATGATGTGCGCGGTGGCTGCCAGGTGTCGGAAGCCTCGGAGCACTCGCTGACCATCACCAGCGGCCTCTTGGGCGTGGATCAAACGGAGCTGCGTACGGCCTTAGTGTCTCGGGTGATGCAGAGCAAAGGAGGCGGCTTCAAGGGCACGGTTATCAT GGTTCCATTGAAGATCTACGAGGCGAGCAATGCTCGCGATGCGCTGGCCAAGGCCATTTACAGTCGCCTCTTCGATCGGATTGTGGGTCTCATCAATCAGAGCATACCCTTCCAGGCCTCCAACTTCTACATTGGAGTCCTCGACATTGCGGGCTTCGAGTACTTCACCGTCAACTCGTTCGAGCAGTTCTGCATCAACTACTGCAACgagaagctgcaaaagttcTTCAACGACAACATCCTGAAGAACGAGCAGGAGCTGTACAAGCGCGAGGGTCTAAATGTGCCCGAGATCACGTTCACCGACAACCAGGACATCATCGAGCTGATCGAAGCCAAGTCCAATGGCATTTTCACGCTGCTCGACGAGGAGTCCAAGCTGCCGAAGCCTTCGCCCTCTCACTTCACTGCCGAAGTCCACAAGTCCTGGTCGAATCACTATCGCCTGGGTCTGCCGCGATCCTCACGCCTCAAGGCACACCGCACGCTGCGCGACGAGGAAGGTTTCCTGGTGCGCCACTTTGCCGGCGCCGTCTGCTACAACACTGAGCAGTTTATCGAGAAGAACAACGATGCCCTGCACGCCTCGCTGGAGGGTCTGATGCAGGAGTGCGAGAATCCCCTGCTTAGGACACTCTTCCCCTCGGGCAGCAGCACTTCCATTCGTGGCAAGCTGAACTTCATCTCCGTGGGCTCCAAATTCAAGACGCAGTTGGGGGAATTGATGGAGAAACTAGAGCAGAAT GGCACCAACTTTATTCGCTGCATCAAGCCCAACAGCAAGATGATTGATCGCCAGTTCGAGGGcagcctggctctggctcagctGAAGTGCTCGGGCACCATCTCGGTGCTGGAGCTCATGGAGCATGGCTACCCATCGCGTGTCCTCTTCGCCGATCTGTACAACATGTACAAGTCTGTGCTGCCCCCGGAACTGGTCTCGCTGCCTGCTCGCACCTTCTGCGAGGCCATGTTCCAGTCGCTCAATCTAAGTGCAAAGGACTTTAAGTTTGGCATCACCAAGGTCTTCTTCCGGCCCGGCAAATTTGTGGAGTTTGATCGCATCATGCGCTCCGATCCCGAGAACATGCTGGCCATTGTGGCCAAGGTAAAGAAGTGGCTGGTTCGCTCGCGTTGGGTCAAGTCCGCACTGGGAGCTTTGTGCGTCATCAAGC TGCGCAATCGCATCATCTACCGCAACAAGTGCGTGCTGATGGCCCAGCGCATTGCTCGCGGATTTCTGGCCAGGAAGCAGCATCGACCACGCTACCAAGGCATTGGCAAGATCAACAAGATCCGAACGAACACACTCAAGACAATCGAAATCGCCAACGGACTGAAGATGGGACGCGACGAAATCGTTGGCGGTGTCAATGATATCTACAGGCAGATCGATGATGCCATTAAAACTATCAAG TTGACTCCCCGCATTACCCAACGCGAAATCGACTCCATGTACACTGTGGTGATGGCCAATATGAACAAGCTGACTGTTGATCTGAACACCAAGCtgaaggagcaacagcaggccgATGAGCAGGAACGACTGCGCAAGATTCAAGAGGCCCTGGAGGCCGAACGGGCAGCCAAGGAGGCAGAGGAGCACCGTCAGCGCGAGGAAGCCGAAAACAAGCGACT AAAAGTCGAGATGGAGACACGCCGCAAGCATGCAGAAGCGCAACGATTGCGCCAGGAAGAGGAGGATCGTCGCGCTGCTCTGGCACTACAGGAACAGCTCCAAAAGGAGGCCAAGGACGATGCCAAATATCGCCAGCAGCTAGAGCAGGAAAGACGCGATCATGAATTGGCTCTGCGTCTTGCCAGCGAGTCCAATGGCCAGGTGGAAGACAGTCCTCCAGTTATACGCAA tgGTATCAATGACGCCTCTCCCATGGGTTCCAACAAATTGATCAG tttTTCACAAGTTGTGTCAAACATTGCTTCGCGGTACTTGAATAA ATCGGATAATGTTcgggcacagcagcaggccctGGGCAAGCAGAAGTATGACTTGTCCAAATGGAAGTACTCGGAGCTGCGCGATGCTATCAACACTTCCTGTGATATTGAGCTGCTGGAG GCCTGTCGTCAGGAGTTCCATCGCCGCTTGAAGGTGTATCATGCCTGGAAGGCAAAGAACCGCAAACGCACCACCATGGATGAGAATGAGCGTGCACCACGCAGCGTTATGGAAGCGG CCTTCAAGCAGCCACCGACTGTGCAGCCCATCCAGCAGATTGTGACGGCCCAACATCGCTACTTCCGCATACCCTTCATGCGAGCCAATGCACCGGACAACA CCAAGCGTGGCTTGTGGTATGCCCACTTTGATGGCCAGTGGATCGCCCGTCAGATGGAACTGCATGCGGACAAGCCGCCGATTCTGTTGGTTGCCGGCACGGACGACATGCAAATGTGTGAGCTGAGCCTGGAGGAGACGGGCCTCACGCGGAAACGTGGCGCCGAGATTCTGGAGCATGAATTCAATCGGGAGTGGGAGCGTAATGGCGGAAAGGCCTACAAGAATCTGGGTGTTAGGCCAAACGGACCACATCCAGCCGCCGCGGGCAtgcagaaacaacaataa